The following nucleotide sequence is from Deinococcus aerius.
GCACGGGCGGGGCCATCGTCTCGCGGGTGGGCGGGCCCAAGACGGCCGCCGACCTCAAGGGCAAGACGGTCGCCGTGCAGGTCGGCACCACGTACCTCCAGAACGTGAGCAAGGTGCCCGGCGTGGGTTCGGTCAAGACCTTCCCCAAGGACACCGACGCGCAGGCCGCGCTGATGGCGGGCCGGGTGGACTCGTGGGTGGGCGACAAGTTCACGGGGCTCGACCTCGTGAAGGCGCAGAAGGGCAAGCTCGTGCAGGGTGCCCTCCTCTTCAACGAGCGCATCGGCATGGCGGTCAAGAAGGGCAACTCCAGCCTGCTCAAGGAGCTGAACTCGGCCCTCGCCAAGGCGATGCAGGACGGCACCTACGCCAAGATCAGCGGCGAGTATTTCGGCCAGGACATCCGCTGCCGCTGAGGTGGGGCCAGGGAGGGGGGAGGCGAGCGGGACCGGCCTCCCCCTCCGCCGTTTTCCCTGCCTGGACGCGGTCTATCCTCGAGGAGTCTTCTGTGCCATCATCGGCAAAATGAAAACTGAGCCTAGCTTACAGTTCAGGGTCACGTCCCGGAGGGTGGCGTGACGGTCCCGAAGGTCGCGCCGCGTCAGCCGCTGGGAGGTCTTGCCCTGCTGGGCTGGTTGGTGGGCGCCGCCGCCGCGTTCTTCCTGCTGTTCCTCCTGATCACGCTCATTCTGCGCCGGATTCCCGACCCCATCGGCCCCCGCGCGGACCTGTTCGTGCAGGGCGCGCAGATGACCCTCCAGCTCACGCTGGTGAGCGGCCTGATCGGCCTGGTCGTCGGGATCGTGGCGGGCATCATGCGGACGAGCGCCCTGTGGATCGTGCGGGCCCCGGCGGGGCTCTTCATCTGGCTGATTCGCGGCACGCCGCTGCTCGTGCAGATCCTGTTCGTGTACAACGCCCTGCCGCCCCTCCTGCAAGGAATCGGGATCAAGGCGGAGCTGAACGAGTTCTGGTCGGCGGTGATCGCCCTGGCCCTGAACGTCGGCGCCTACAACGCCGAGGTGATCCGGGCAGGCATCCTCGCCATTCCGCGCGGGCAGACCGAGGCGGCGCGCAGCCTGGGCCTGAGCGGCGGGCAGACCATGCAGACGGTCGTGCTGCCGCAGGCCCTGCGGATCGTCGTGCCGCCCCTGGTGAACAACGTGGTCGCGCTGCTCAAGGACTCCTCGCTCGCCTCCTCCATCGCCCTGCTGGAACTGACGCTCGCGGGCTCGCGCGTCTCCAGCGAAACCTTCCAGCCCATCCCCGTCCTCA
It contains:
- a CDS encoding ABC transporter substrate-binding protein, whose protein sequence is MKKTLLTLTTLALLASVAEARTWADIKSSGTIKIATEGAFPPFNLLKGKELTGFEVDLANALAKGMGLKVQWVTQPFENLLIGLNQDRYDFVIASHGITPERLRAVDFTNPHYCTGGAIVSRVGGPKTAADLKGKTVAVQVGTTYLQNVSKVPGVGSVKTFPKDTDAQAALMAGRVDSWVGDKFTGLDLVKAQKGKLVQGALLFNERIGMAVKKGNSSLLKELNSALAKAMQDGTYAKISGEYFGQDIRCR
- a CDS encoding amino acid ABC transporter permease → MTVPKVAPRQPLGGLALLGWLVGAAAAFFLLFLLITLILRRIPDPIGPRADLFVQGAQMTLQLTLVSGLIGLVVGIVAGIMRTSALWIVRAPAGLFIWLIRGTPLLVQILFVYNALPPLLQGIGIKAELNEFWSAVIALALNVGAYNAEVIRAGILAIPRGQTEAARSLGLSGGQTMQTVVLPQALRIVVPPLVNNVVALLKDSSLASSIALLELTLAGSRVSSETFQPIPVLTTVAAVYLALTTVMTLFTDQLERRVKIATR